Within the Methanophagales archaeon genome, the region GAGAGAGCAAAGTCCTATCTTTTATTCCTGTCATATTGCTCATTGCTTATTTCTTATCGCTTCTAAGAAAGGATTTAAAAAGAGAAGTCATTATTTATCTTTTATCTTATAATATGAGGTAGAGGAGGGTAGAAGTAGGTAGGTGGGGTTGGAAGTGGAATGATATAATGAGAGCTTTATTAAGTGTCTTCAATAAGGATAGGATAGTGGTGTTAGCGGAAAGGCTGAAAGAGCTTGGGGTAGACTTAATCGCAACGGATGGCACCGCAAATGCGATATTGAAGCATGGTGTACCTGTGAAGCGTGTCTCGGAATTCACGGGTGTGCCAGAGATGCTTGGTGGTAGGATAAAGACGCTACATCCAGCTATTCATGCTGGAATCGCAACAGGGGATATCGGTTTTGTTGTTGTCAATCTCATACCCCTCAAGGTGCTCGCAAGCATGGATATCGGTGGTGTGGCTCTGATTCGGTCAGCGATAAAGAACTTTGAAAAGACCGCGGTGATTGTCAATCCAGCGAGATACCAGCAGATTGCTGATGAATTCCTCCATAATGGACACCTCTCATACAATACGAGACTGGAGCTCGCATGTGAAGCCTCAAGGTATATAACTGATTATGATTCAAAAGTAGATATGATATTAAGAGAATTAAGGGTCAAAGGTTAAGGTTAAGGAGGTGAAGAGTGGGTATGGGTATGGATAGGGGTATGCGTGAATGGCACGAAGTGATGAAGGACCGATGTAAAGAGATCCTGATGAGTCATGGATATTCAGTGAATAGCACGGATGGTGTGCGGATGTTTCGTGAATACAACAGGGAAAAGTTTGCACTCGGTATGGTCGACCTTGTGGGGATGAAGGGCGGGAAGATAGAGATAGTGGTAGAGATAGAAGAAGACGATACACCGAAGAGTATACTTGGGGATGTCTCAGTTGTGGAGATGTCAAATTTATGTTTGATACGTACAGGGTCAGATAGCAAGATGGTGCCTTTAGAGGGCGCTATACTCTTTATCATCACGCAGTTAGTGGAAGAAGAGCGTGCTAAGAGGCAGTCGCAATCAATGGCGATGATGCTGCGAGATACATATAGCCTCTCTAACCTGAGTGATTTTATCATTACGAATGAAGCGGAATTTGAGGAAGAACTGAAAGAGGTGGAACTGTACATGGTGTGAAAGATATGAGAGATAATGATGAGGAAGGATTTGAATATCTTAATAGAGGAATTGCGCGTGATACATGATGATTTCAGGCTTATACCCGCAAATGAGATTGAGGTAGCTGACTGGGTGAGGTGGAAATGCCGCTATGGGTGTCGGGGTTATGCAAAGCATCTGAGCTGTCCGCCATATACACCAGCGCCGGAAGATACACGAAAGCTGATCAAAGGCTATGAAAAAGCCTTGATAGTACGATTTGAGGATGTGAAACCGAACATGGATGTGCCACCACGGCATCTTCACCATTTCCTGTGGGATGCAATCAAGATGGTAAGCGATACGATGTACGAAATGGAGCGACATGCTTTTCTGTCCGGCTATTATAAGGCATTTGCAATGGATGCACTACCCTGCTCTTACTGTGACCCATGCATACCCGAAGAGGAAAAAGCCCTTGACCTGGCACCGAAGCGATTCTGCCGGCATCAGGATCGGGTAAGACCTTCGATGGAGGCTTGTGGGATAGACGTATTCGCAACAGTGAGGAAGGTTGGTTATGAAGCAGAGGTATTCATATCGCCTTATCAGAAGATAACTCTCTTTGGACTGCTATTGATAGAATAAGCTCGCTCAATTAGAATTCACTCATCCTTCCTCTCTTTTAGAGGGATATTTCTTATAAACAGCCATTCCTCGTGTGATCGTTTTTATATGCCTGAAGTATGCATTCCTCATTGCCCAATTTCAGTTAGTTTAAAGAGCAATAGAGAGTTTTTCTGTCTTATCATAGCTTCTCTCATGTTCGTCAATCATGACAAAGACAGGTTCGCATCCTGAAATGATTCTAACTCCCTTAACTGCGGATTACAGATGCTACAGGCATTGCATCGTCCATCATGAGCCTCGCCAAAATAGTTCAGGATGAACTTCCTCTTGCATTCTACGCTATTCACGTATTCCACCACCTTCTCTATCTTCTTCAAGCCGCTCTCTTCCAATCGCCAGAAGGTCTCCTGGAGTTCTAACATATCTATCTTCTTTATTGCTGGATAAACCCTTACAGGGGTACAGAAATCACGCTCCACAAGTTCTATTAACCCTGCATTCCTCATATCTCGCAAAATATTGTTCAATCTCGATACAGATATACCGGTAGAACCACTGAGAATTTCCAGGTTCAGCCATATATTCGTTTTGAAATATGCATCATCCAGTATCTTACCCACTTCCGGCGTATACGCCTGTACCTGCGGTGATTCTGCCATCCTTACAGTCACAGCAGCATGCCGAAAGACCCTGAAATATGTCTTTATCGCATTCATTCGCTCCAGTTGATACAGAATTATTCGCATCAGTACTTCATTCAATTTCAGCTCCCTTGCTATCCGCTTCTCATTTACATACAGCACGTTCCCAATCCCACGCTCCAGTAGCCCCATGACCGCTCTGATCTGTTTCATTGATGGTGTACTGTACTGAATCAACTTCCGTAGCCGAATTTCATCCAATTTTGAATAAAGCAGGATGCAATATGCCTCCTTTCCATCACGTCCTGCGCGTCCCACCTCCTGATAATAGTTCTCAATAGATTTTGGGAGGTTATAATG harbors:
- a CDS encoding DUF2284 domain-containing protein; its protein translation is MMRKDLNILIEELRVIHDDFRLIPANEIEVADWVRWKCRYGCRGYAKHLSCPPYTPAPEDTRKLIKGYEKALIVRFEDVKPNMDVPPRHLHHFLWDAIKMVSDTMYEMERHAFLSGYYKAFAMDALPCSYCDPCIPEEEKALDLAPKRFCRHQDRVRPSMEACGIDVFATVRKVGYEAEVFISPYQKITLFGLLLIE